AATGTCCTCCTCGCGTGCGGCGTAGAGCCAGGACCTAGACCAGACCCGCTCGATTTCCTTGTCCATGAAGCTGCGCTCGTAATAGCGCGCGAAGTCGACATGCGGACGATCAGGCTCGAAATCGCCTACGGCGAGCGTGGCCGGCTCAGCCGGTCGGGAATCTCGCTCCCATAGCGTCTTCACCACGGGACGGTGTTCGTTGCCGTAGCCGCGCTGGAGCTGGCGGCCTGCCGCATTCTTCAGGGTGGTCGGAATCATGGTGCCGGCTTCCTCAGGAAAAGCTGTCGAGTGCGTCGTGATCGTCGATCGACGTGAGCAGGCGTTCGATGAACACCAGGCTGGTCTTCTCGGGCTGCATGGAGGGCATGTTCTGCGCCGGGCACAGCGTCACGGTCCAGAATGCCAAGGCGCTGAACACCTGCTGCCGGCACAGAAGCCGCGCTTCGTCGAACGACGGCGCGCCGACGCCATTCTGGGCAGAACGCTCAAGATAGAGGCGCAGGAGGTCGTCTTCCCAGGCGCGGCGATCCTCAACGGCGAGCGCGGTGGTGACCGCGTACACGAAGTCCCGGCTCCAGTTGCCGATCGACATGATTTGCCAATCGCTCAGGCCCATTGTGCCATCCGGCATTGCGTACCAGTTCTTGAGGTGCACATCGCTGTGCATCAGCGTCTGGGGCAAAGCGGCGTGTGCCCGAACCGAGGCTTCGGTGCAGGGCCAGATCTCGTCGCGCCGCGCGAGCAGGGGGGGCGGCACGCGCTCACCCATGCGGTCGATCGAGCGGCGGCTGGAGTCATCCCACCCGGGCGAGTGGAGCATCAGATTGCCCCAGAACTCGGGCCAGGGACGATAGGGCACTGCTGGAGTGCCCAGCGCCGGGTCCTGATGGAAGGCGGCGTGGAAGTCAGCAAGCAGGGTGACCATGGACTCGGCACGCGCCCGGTCGATGACTGTGCTCTCGTCGCAAAACGCGACCTTGTCGGACAAGTCCTCGAACACGACCGCGTAGGCGAAGCTCTCCTCATCGAAACCGGCGAACAGCGCTCGGGGAGCCTCGATTGGCAGCTTGGCGCGCAAGTTGTTGAAGAAGAACACCTCAGCCTGGGCCGTGCCGGCGGCACCGAGCATGATGCGGTTGAGCAGCTGATCGGCGACCTTGCAGAACAGTCGTTCGGGCAAACGGGCCGCGCGTCCGGCCTCGTTGTAGCGCAGTTCGATGTGCCGGCGGTTGGTCGAGCCGTCGTCCCGTTCGCCGAGCACGATGTGCTCGACCTTCGCACCTGGCGTGTTGCGGCACAACACCGCGGTGAACCACGCCGGCGTCATCGACTCCGAACTCCAAGGGATGTCAGTTGCGGTGAGTGCGGACGGCGGGCTCGCGGCATCGCGCTCGTAAGCGCGAGTGATGGTGTCGACGATATCCTTCACGCCGGTGCTCCTTGCGTGGTTGCAGGCAAGCCGAATGCATTGCGCACCGCATGGGTGTCCCAGTAGAGCGGTCGCCAATCGAAGATCTGGCCATCGTGGAAGCGAAAGACCTCGGTGCAGGGAGCCTCGTAGGGTGCACCGGTGGCGGCCGACCGGGCAGAGACCTGCATGCATGCAACCACGAGGTCGCCCGCGGCGGTCAGTTCGGTAATCGTCACGTGCATCTTGGCCCAGGCAACCATGACCTGCTCGAAGCCGGCGAGCGTCTCATCCAAGCCTTTGGTGTCCATCGCATAGGGCAGCGACGGAGCCTGATGCAGGCTGACAGAAGGGTGGAGCAGCGCCATGAAGCGCTCCATCTTGCCTTCGGCGATGTCCTGATATGCTTCAAGCAGGCTGGCGCGATTGGCGCGCGCGGTCTCATCCATGCCGTTCTGACTGGCGAGATCGACTGCCAGTCGGAAGCCGGCGTCGCTGTCGTTGTCCATGGCCTGCCTCTCCGTCACGTCACGTGTTCATCGTCGCAAAGGCGCCGGCGGCGAAGTCCTCTGGAAAGGCCGAGCGTCGCAGGTGATTGCCGCCGTCGACCGGCAGCAGTGCGCCAGTGACGAAGCACTCGGGCGAGGCCAGCCAGAGGCAGGCCGCGGCGATGTCGTCGGCGGTCGCCCCGCGTTTTAGCGGCACTTCCTTGAGGATCGCCTCGAGCACCCCTGGGGCAGCGCGGAACGGCTCGGTCATCGGCGATTCGATAAGTGCCGGAACCACGCCGTTGACGCGGATCTGCTTGGCGCCGAACTCGAGCGCGGCGTAGCGGATCATGGTGTTCGTTGCCGCCTTGGCGCAGGCATAGGCAATCTGCTCGGGGACGACGTGGGTCGAGGCAATCGAGGAGATGACGCTTATCGCACCACCCAAGGACATATTCGCCGCAACGTCGCGCACGAAGCAGAACGGCCCGATGTAGTTGACACCCATCGCCTGGATCAGCTGTTCGGGCGCGATCGCCTCCATCGTGCCGGCAAGCGGCCAACCGGCGGCGTAGATGCCGATGTCGATCGGGCCGAGCAGTTCGACGCTGCGTGCAACCAGGTGTGCGATCTGCGCGGGATCAGCGGCGTCGCAGGGGACTGCATGGCCGCCGATGCGCTCGGCCAAGCGCGCCAGCTCGGTCGCGTTACGGGCGGCGACAACGACGCGCGCGCCCTCTGCCGCGAGCCGCTCTGCCGTTGCCCAACCCGAGCCTCCTTCCGCAGAAGCGCCGACGACGATTGCCGCCTTGCCCTCGAATCGGCGGCTCACAACACGCCCTCACGCCGTGCCGCTTTGCCGCTATAGCGGTCTTCGACGCCGTCGAGCAGATAGGCGCGGGCAGCAGGCTCGGATAGCCGCTGCGGCGTCCAGCCGTCCGCGTCGTGCATCGAGCGCACTATCTCGGGATCGGAGTAGAGCCCGACAGTGCCGCCGCCGACGAAGAACGTCTCGCCGTTCGCCGGGCGCGAGGCGTCGCTGCACAACCATGCGACGAACTGGCCCACTTGGGCGGGCGGGTTGATCTCGTCGAGATTGACCCAACGATTGCCGTGGATCGGAAAGCCCAGCACGTCCTGCGACGTCGTCAGCGTCTCGAACAGCTTCTCCGAGCCCATGTTGGTCAGGGCACGCGGGCGGATCGCGTTGCAGCGCACGCCATACTGCGCCAGCTCGCGCGCTACCGACTTGGTAAAGGCAACAATGCCCTCCTTGGCGGCGGCATAGTTCGCCATGCCGAGATGACCGAGGCCGGACTCCGAGGCGGTGTTGACGATCACGCCGCTGCGCTGGTCGCGGAAGATCGGCGCAGCGTGGCGCGTCGTGGCGAAGTGGCCGGTGAGGTGGACGGCGATGACCGAGTGCCACTCCTCCTCTGTCATTTCCGCGATCGACGCCGGCCGGGCAAACCCGGCATTGTTGACGAGAATGTCGAGGCGGCCGAATGCATCGAGCGCGGCCTCGACAATGCGGCGCCCGGCATCGAACGAGCCCACATCCTCATGAAAAGCGACCGCTTCTCCGCCAGCCCCGCGGATCATGCGCACAGTCTCGGCGGCGTTGTCCGACCCGCCATCTTGCGGCGCCAAGTCGTTTACCAGCACCCGCGCGCCATGGGTGGCGAGCGCCAGTGCTTCCTCGCGGCCAATGCCCAGCCCCGCGCCGGTGACGATCGCGACTTTGCCTCCAAGCATGACGCATCCTTCCCGCCCTGGTGCCGTTATGGTTCCGCTTTCGACGTTCACCACTTGAGCTCCAGCGTTTCCACTCCGAACACGAAGCCGCCGCGGGTGTGCGGCGGCTCTTGCGGCTCCGCGAGTTCGAAAGGCGGGATGCGTGCGAGCAACTCGCGCATCGCGAGTTGCAGCTCGTAGCGCGCGAGGTTCGCGCCCATGCAGAAGTGCGTGCCAAAGCCGAACGCGGTGTGCCGACCCTGTCGGTCGAACCGGACGGTCTCGGGGGCAGCGAACACCGAGCCGTCCAGGCTCGCGAGGCCAGTCAAAATGGTCACCCAGTCGCCCTTGCGGATCGTCACACCCTCTATCGTCACGTCCTCCTGCGCTTGGCGCGAGATGTGGACGGGAGAATGGCGGCGGAGCAGTTCTTCGATGGCCTCGGGGATCTTCCCGGGGTGCGCTCGCAACTCCGCTTGCACCTCTGGATGCGTGGCGAGGTACTGAAAGTGAAAACCTAGCGAGGCAGTGACGGTGTCGAGCCCGCCAGTGAACAGCACGAAGGCCATGCCCAGCTTATCGTCATCCGACACCGGTGCGCCGTCGATCTCGGCGGTAGCGATGCGGCTGGCGATGTCATGCCGCGGGTTGGCGGCGCGCTCTTTCAGCAGCGCCCGCAAGAATGTCGCGATCGACTGCGCGCCGGCGGCGTTCTCGGCGAGGTCGGACGAATGCAGAAGCTGGCGGACCCACTCCAGGAATGTCTCGCGCGGATGGCCGGCAAGGCCGAAAATCTCGAGGAACACCGAGATCGGGAACGGTATCGCGAACTCCTGCACGAAGTCGCAGCCGCTCTTCGCTGCCAGCGGCTCTATCAGGTCGAGCGCGACGGTGCGGATGCGATCTCCCAAGGCCTCGACTGCCGGTTGCGAGAACCAAGGGTTCATCAGGGCGCGGAACTTCCCGTGATCGGGCGGGTCCATCTCGATCGGGCCGAACCGCCAGGTCTCGCCGATCAGCTGCGAGAACTCGGTCTGGTTGCGCGCCGAGAACAGCTTGGGACGCGAGAGCACCATGCGGATGATCTCGGCACGCGTCGGCAGCCAGCTCTGGCCTTTGAGCGGATTGCACAAGTTATAGACCAGCGGCGGCTCTTCGCCGACCCGGCGTATGAACGCGAAAGGGTCGCGTGCCATCAGCGGGTCGTTGAAGTAGTCGATCCGGCGAATGAGCTCGGGTGGCACGTGGGCGGCCACGGGCCGCCCATGGAAGTCCCTGAGCCCGGGATCAAGGGTCATTGCGGCCTCTCCTGTCACCACTTGTAGCTCGCGCGCACACCGTAGGTGCGCGGCTGCGCTACCGACTCGTTGGCGTTGAACGGTGCGAGCGTCGAGCGGTCCTCGTAGTAGCGCTCATCGGCAAGATTGTTGCCGAAGACGCTAAGTTGCCAGGTTTCGTCGGCTGGGCCGAAGTCGATGCTGGCATTGATCATGGTCACTGCGGGCTGACGGTCGAGCCGAAGCGGGCCACCGGCGCCTGGGAAGAAGTCGTAGCCGTCGGTGTAGCGCACCAAGCCGTTCAGGCCGATCGCATAGGTGTCGCCGATCGGCATAGAGGCATCGAGACCGATGAAGCCAGTCCATTTGGGCGAACGCGGCAGCGGCGATCCCGAGAGATCCTCGAACGACTGGAACAACCCCACCCCCGGATCGAAGTCGACGACCGATGCATCCTCGAATGACTTGTACTTGGCCTTAAGGTAAGAGCCCCCGCCGAAGAACCTCAAGTTCTTGTTGAGCGAATAGCTGCCTTCCAATTCGACGCCGCGCCCGTCGGCTGAGGCGGCGTTCTGCACGACGGTACCCCCCGCGTCGATGTTGGCGACGGATACCTGCACGTCGGTGTACTTGTAGTAGAACGCCGCGAGCGAAAGCCGCAGGCTGCCGTCAGGTGAGCGATACTTCGCGCCAATTTCGTAGTTCTTGATCTTTTCTGGCGCAACGGCGATTTGCGGCGCGAAGGTGGGCGTGTTGTAGCCGCCAGCGCGGAAGCCCTTGTTGAAGCTGGCGTAAAGATTGACCGTGTCGAGGTCGTAGGCGATCACAAAGCGAGGGGTGACACTGCGGAAACTGACAGACTGTTTGAAGCTGGGAGGCGTGACACCGCCGCCGAAGCCGATGACAGCCGCGAGATTGGCATCCACATCAATGTCACGATGATCGTAGCTGTAACGAGCGCCGCCGGTGAGCGACAGGCGCTCGGTCGGGCGCAAGGTCAACTCGGCGAAGGCGGCAGCGGATCGAGTACGGACGTCTTGGCTGGAGAAGGGCTGCTCCCCCACTGCAGCCTCGATCGGAGCAAAGGCGAGGCCATTAGGGTTCGACCGTGCATAGCCAAGGTCATCGAGGAAACTCGCGCCGAACAGCACATCGTACCAGCCATGGGTTTCGGTCGATACGGTGAAATCCTGTGTCCACGTCGTACCGCCGACATCGTTGGCAAAGGCGAACAGCGGAATGTCGGTGCCGTCAGCATCGAGGATCGAGTTGGTGACCTTGAGTTTGCGATAGGCGGTGACGCTGCTGACGTTGAGGCCGTCGAACTTGCCCTCAATGCTCAGATTGACGCTTGTGCCCTTGTTGATGAGGTCTACGTCGACATCGTTGTAGACGGAGTAGGGATCGCTGGTGCTACTGCCACCTAACGCGCATGCAAGGCACCCCGGGGCCGTGAGACGGCCGCGCACGGCGAAGGGATTCTGCAGCTTCTGGCGGTTATGGTCGACGGTGAGTTTGGCGGTGACCTCGCTTGTAGGTTTCCACAGCAGCTTGCCGCGAAGGGCGTATGTGCGATTGCCCTTGGCATCGTCGCCGGTCGCCAGGTTGTGCACCCAGCCGTCGCCGCGGCGATAGCGCCCGGCGAAGCGGACCGCGAGCGTATCGCTCAACGGGAAGTTAGCGACGGCCTCGCCCATCGCCTGTTCGTAGTTACCGTATTCGGCGGTGACATGACCTTCGGTTTCGAAGGTAGGGTCAGCCGAACTCAGCAGAATGACACCGCCGGTGGCATTGCGCCCGTAGAGCGTGCCCTGAGGGCCTTTCAGCACCTGGATTGTGCCGGGATCGAGCAGGTCGAAAATCACGCCCTGCGTACGCTGAAGGTAGGAGCCGTCGACATAGACGGCGACGGGTGATTCAAGCCCGGCCTGAGGATAGCTGGCGCCAATTCCACGGATGTAGCTTTGCGAGAACCCGAGACCTGTATCGAATACCACACTTGGGGTGAGCGCGGCGATCTCGTCCACCGATTTGAGGTTGAGGTCCGTTACGATCTGCGCGGTGACTGCTGTCACTGCCACAGGGACCTTCTCCAAAGCTTCGGCGCGGCGCTGTGCGGTCACGACGATTTCGCCCGGTGCCGAAACGCCATCGGCTGCTTGGGGCGTTCCCGCGTCCTGCGCCTGTGCGAGGGTCCCCACGGCAAGTGCTGCGGCGCCGGCTCCGATTGAAAGCAGGATCTTCTGATAGCCCATGATATGCATCCCCTCCTTACTTTTTATTCGCGGGCAGGGTCGAGAGCCGGGGCTCGCATGACCACGTCAGAGCGAGTCTGACCGCCAATCTGTTATGCTAGCGTACTAATATGCAGCGGATTGTGGCTGTCAACACTATCCTGCGATTTGTCGTTCAAGTTGTTTCGCGCGGGACTTTGCCGGTGATCCGGGAGGGCATGCCGGCGGGATTGCCCTCAATCCCGAACAGCTCGCGATTATGGTAGTGGCAGACCTGGTGCATTTGGAACGCGGCTTCGAGCGCCTGCATCTGCCCCTGGGCGTCGATCGCTGCGTTGACGGCCTGTTTCACTAGCTTTGCCGCAAGGACCGGCTGCGCTGCGATGCGAACCGCCATCTCAAGCGCCGCATCGGGAAGGTCTTTGCGCGAGACCACGCGGTTGACCATGCCCATCTGCTCGGCCTCCCGCGCACTCCAGGCCGCGGCGGTCAGCAGCAACTCCTTGGCTTTGCGGTGGCCCAGCTCCCACGGGTGAGCGAACCATTCGACCCCACATACGCCCATTTCTACGACCGGATCGCAGAAGCGCGCGTCCTCAGCGGCGATGATGATGTCGCACGCCCAAGCAAGGATCAGCCCGCCAGCGACGCAGTTTCCATGGACTTGCGCAATTGTCGGCTTGGCCAGGTTGCGCCATCGAGTGGTG
Above is a window of Novosphingobium sp. 9U DNA encoding:
- a CDS encoding phosphotransferase; protein product: MKDIVDTITRAYERDAASPPSALTATDIPWSSESMTPAWFTAVLCRNTPGAKVEHIVLGERDDGSTNRRHIELRYNEAGRAARLPERLFCKVADQLLNRIMLGAAGTAQAEVFFFNNLRAKLPIEAPRALFAGFDEESFAYAVVFEDLSDKVAFCDESTVIDRARAESMVTLLADFHAAFHQDPALGTPAVPYRPWPEFWGNLMLHSPGWDDSSRRSIDRMGERVPPPLLARRDEIWPCTEASVRAHAALPQTLMHSDVHLKNWYAMPDGTMGLSDWQIMSIGNWSRDFVYAVTTALAVEDRRAWEDDLLRLYLERSAQNGVGAPSFDEARLLCRQQVFSALAFWTVTLCPAQNMPSMQPEKTSLVFIERLLTSIDDHDALDSFS
- a CDS encoding nuclear transport factor 2 family protein, translated to MDNDSDAGFRLAVDLASQNGMDETARANRASLLEAYQDIAEGKMERFMALLHPSVSLHQAPSLPYAMDTKGLDETLAGFEQVMVAWAKMHVTITELTAAGDLVVACMQVSARSAATGAPYEAPCTEVFRFHDGQIFDWRPLYWDTHAVRNAFGLPATTQGAPA
- a CDS encoding SDR family NAD(P)-dependent oxidoreductase, producing MSRRFEGKAAIVVGASAEGGSGWATAERLAAEGARVVVAARNATELARLAERIGGHAVPCDAADPAQIAHLVARSVELLGPIDIGIYAAGWPLAGTMEAIAPEQLIQAMGVNYIGPFCFVRDVAANMSLGGAISVISSIASTHVVPEQIAYACAKAATNTMIRYAALEFGAKQIRVNGVVPALIESPMTEPFRAAPGVLEAILKEVPLKRGATADDIAAACLWLASPECFVTGALLPVDGGNHLRRSAFPEDFAAGAFATMNT
- a CDS encoding SDR family NAD(P)-dependent oxidoreductase, which translates into the protein MLGGKVAIVTGAGLGIGREEALALATHGARVLVNDLAPQDGGSDNAAETVRMIRGAGGEAVAFHEDVGSFDAGRRIVEAALDAFGRLDILVNNAGFARPASIAEMTEEEWHSVIAVHLTGHFATTRHAAPIFRDQRSGVIVNTASESGLGHLGMANYAAAKEGIVAFTKSVARELAQYGVRCNAIRPRALTNMGSEKLFETLTTSQDVLGFPIHGNRWVNLDEINPPAQVGQFVAWLCSDASRPANGETFFVGGGTVGLYSDPEIVRSMHDADGWTPQRLSEPAARAYLLDGVEDRYSGKAARREGVL
- a CDS encoding cytochrome P450; this translates as MTLDPGLRDFHGRPVAAHVPPELIRRIDYFNDPLMARDPFAFIRRVGEEPPLVYNLCNPLKGQSWLPTRAEIIRMVLSRPKLFSARNQTEFSQLIGETWRFGPIEMDPPDHGKFRALMNPWFSQPAVEALGDRIRTVALDLIEPLAAKSGCDFVQEFAIPFPISVFLEIFGLAGHPRETFLEWVRQLLHSSDLAENAAGAQSIATFLRALLKERAANPRHDIASRIATAEIDGAPVSDDDKLGMAFVLFTGGLDTVTASLGFHFQYLATHPEVQAELRAHPGKIPEAIEELLRRHSPVHISRQAQEDVTIEGVTIRKGDWVTILTGLASLDGSVFAAPETVRFDRQGRHTAFGFGTHFCMGANLARYELQLAMRELLARIPPFELAEPQEPPHTRGGFVFGVETLELKW
- a CDS encoding TonB-dependent receptor, coding for MGYQKILLSIGAGAAALAVGTLAQAQDAGTPQAADGVSAPGEIVVTAQRRAEALEKVPVAVTAVTAQIVTDLNLKSVDEIAALTPSVVFDTGLGFSQSYIRGIGASYPQAGLESPVAVYVDGSYLQRTQGVIFDLLDPGTIQVLKGPQGTLYGRNATGGVILLSSADPTFETEGHVTAEYGNYEQAMGEAVANFPLSDTLAVRFAGRYRRGDGWVHNLATGDDAKGNRTYALRGKLLWKPTSEVTAKLTVDHNRQKLQNPFAVRGRLTAPGCLACALGGSSTSDPYSVYNDVDVDLINKGTSVNLSIEGKFDGLNVSSVTAYRKLKVTNSILDADGTDIPLFAFANDVGGTTWTQDFTVSTETHGWYDVLFGASFLDDLGYARSNPNGLAFAPIEAAVGEQPFSSQDVRTRSAAAFAELTLRPTERLSLTGGARYSYDHRDIDVDANLAAVIGFGGGVTPPSFKQSVSFRSVTPRFVIAYDLDTVNLYASFNKGFRAGGYNTPTFAPQIAVAPEKIKNYEIGAKYRSPDGSLRLSLAAFYYKYTDVQVSVANIDAGGTVVQNAASADGRGVELEGSYSLNKNLRFFGGGSYLKAKYKSFEDASVVDFDPGVGLFQSFEDLSGSPLPRSPKWTGFIGLDASMPIGDTYAIGLNGLVRYTDGYDFFPGAGGPLRLDRQPAVTMINASIDFGPADETWQLSVFGNNLADERYYEDRSTLAPFNANESVAQPRTYGVRASYKW
- a CDS encoding enoyl-CoA hydratase gives rise to the protein MTAALEVRIEYPAQGVARVVLDRPRARNAQNLDLLYRLDDAFTHCLRDDSIRAIILAAEGPDFSAGHDLRAQISAEPAERFEARGTWSGFDGEGGHAYIARERELFFELTTRWRNLAKPTIAQVHGNCVAGGLILAWACDIIIAAEDARFCDPVVEMGVCGVEWFAHPWELGHRKAKELLLTAAAWSAREAEQMGMVNRVVSRKDLPDAALEMAVRIAAQPVLAAKLVKQAVNAAIDAQGQMQALEAAFQMHQVCHYHNRELFGIEGNPAGMPSRITGKVPRETT